One Nostoc punctiforme PCC 73102 DNA window includes the following coding sequences:
- the glsA gene encoding glutaminase A, whose protein sequence is MKKLDKLTTTELSAWVQQAKIQAKQGRVLDRIPQLALADPDWFAVHVCCESGKNISFGDTACIFPLMSVIKTFSLLYLLEHFGAETVFSWVGVEPSDAPFNSLEQLVSDRGRPRNPMINSGAITLADKLPGKDATQRTLLFCQWLNQLAGCQLSLDEVMLASVRLTRSTANEAITNYLTETGYLENLEIALDTYEQICCISGRIKDLALLGKLLACDGLVNPQNRRIVNAVMLTCGLYEASAEFAVRIGLPMKSGIGGGLVAIVPGEGAIACYSPGLDNIGNPVAGLVFVEAFSQKLELSIFG, encoded by the coding sequence GTGAAAAAACTTGATAAATTAACTACTACGGAGTTATCAGCTTGGGTACAACAAGCTAAAATTCAGGCTAAACAGGGACGAGTTCTCGATCGCATTCCACAATTAGCTTTAGCCGATCCTGATTGGTTTGCAGTCCACGTCTGCTGTGAATCGGGGAAAAATATCAGCTTCGGGGACACCGCTTGTATCTTCCCGCTTATGAGCGTTATTAAGACATTTTCTTTACTTTATCTGCTGGAACATTTTGGCGCAGAAACAGTTTTTAGCTGGGTTGGGGTGGAACCATCGGATGCACCCTTTAATTCTTTAGAACAATTAGTTAGCGATCGCGGCCGTCCCCGTAACCCGATGATTAATAGTGGAGCAATCACCCTCGCTGATAAGTTACCAGGAAAGGATGCTACCCAACGCACTCTTTTATTTTGTCAATGGCTCAACCAATTAGCAGGTTGCCAACTCAGTTTAGATGAAGTAATGCTGGCTTCAGTGCGATTAACACGTTCAACTGCCAATGAAGCGATCACAAACTATCTTACCGAAACAGGTTATTTAGAAAATCTTGAAATAGCACTTGATACTTACGAGCAAATATGCTGTATCTCTGGGCGAATTAAAGATTTAGCTCTGTTAGGAAAACTTCTCGCTTGTGATGGGTTAGTTAATCCACAAAATCGCCGGATTGTCAACGCAGTAATGTTAACTTGTGGACTTTACGAAGCTTCTGCCGAGTTTGCAGTCAGAATTGGTCTACCGATGAAATCAGGGATTGGTGGTGGACTTGTAGCAATAGTACCAGGTGAGGGAGCGATCGCTTGTTACAGTCCTGGGTTGGATAATATCGGAAACCCTGTAGCAGGGCTTGTCTTTGTTGAGGCTTTTTCACAAAAGCTAGAGTTAAGTATCTTTGGGTAA
- a CDS encoding thioredoxin-like domain-containing protein, with protein MLPRVRAPELPHNYSWFNTDKPLSLKQLKGRVIILDFWTYCCINCLHILPNLKYLEQKYKDSLTIIGVHSAKFDNEKETENIRQAILRYDVEHPVIIDSNFRLWEEYAVRAWPTLIIIDPEGYVIGQISGEGNRDALDELIQKLIQQHQDKGTINFQELSLILEKQRQPLITPLAFPGKVLATQTGLFIADSGHHRLIMSSFDGEILHLIGTGKSGLTDGAFNEAQFFAPQGMAYDAENQILYVADTENHTLRRVDMKRQVVDAIAGTGEQSRNIHPHGGVGLETPLNSPWDLVKVGNTLFIAMAGPHQIWEMDLETSMIKTYAGTGAEACIDGSLTESAFAQPSGISTDGKELYIADSEVSSIRGVGIVEPYQVRTVCGSGGLFGFGDVDGQGEDVRLQHCLGVEFAQNFIWVTDTYNHKIKLVSPSGNCQTIQGDGTAGLQDGQGKNSRFFEPSGLSINGSYLYIADTNNHAIRRVDLNTLEVTTLEFFGLCAPDVCIPPNVTATDF; from the coding sequence ATGCTTCCCCGTGTTAGAGCGCCAGAATTACCACACAATTACTCTTGGTTCAATACTGACAAACCCTTATCTCTTAAACAACTCAAGGGTAGAGTCATAATTTTAGATTTTTGGACATACTGCTGTATAAATTGTCTGCATATTCTGCCAAATCTGAAATATTTAGAACAGAAATATAAAGATAGCCTTACCATTATTGGTGTCCATTCTGCCAAATTTGACAACGAAAAAGAAACAGAAAATATTCGCCAAGCTATCCTACGCTACGACGTTGAACACCCAGTTATAATTGACAGCAATTTTCGACTTTGGGAAGAATATGCTGTACGTGCTTGGCCTACCTTAATAATTATTGATCCAGAAGGTTACGTGATTGGTCAGATTTCTGGAGAAGGAAATCGTGACGCTTTAGACGAATTAATTCAAAAATTAATTCAGCAACACCAAGATAAAGGCACGATTAATTTTCAAGAACTTAGTTTGATATTAGAAAAACAGCGCCAGCCATTAATTACTCCCCTAGCTTTCCCTGGTAAAGTTTTAGCTACCCAAACGGGTTTGTTCATCGCTGACTCTGGGCATCATCGCCTGATTATGAGTAGCTTCGACGGCGAAATTCTGCATTTGATTGGTACTGGAAAATCTGGCTTAACCGATGGTGCTTTTAACGAAGCGCAGTTTTTTGCACCACAGGGAATGGCTTATGATGCAGAGAATCAAATTCTTTATGTTGCCGATACAGAAAATCATACCCTGCGGCGAGTTGATATGAAGCGTCAAGTCGTAGATGCGATCGCAGGAACTGGAGAACAAAGCCGGAATATTCATCCTCATGGCGGTGTTGGTTTAGAAACCCCGCTAAATTCCCCTTGGGATTTAGTGAAAGTGGGAAATACCTTATTTATTGCAATGGCTGGGCCGCATCAAATTTGGGAAATGGATTTAGAAACTAGCATGATTAAAACTTATGCTGGTACTGGTGCGGAAGCTTGCATTGATGGTTCGCTTACCGAATCTGCCTTTGCTCAACCCAGTGGTATTAGCACCGATGGAAAAGAATTATATATCGCTGACAGTGAAGTTAGTTCAATTCGTGGTGTTGGAATTGTAGAACCGTATCAAGTACGAACTGTTTGCGGTAGTGGGGGTCTATTTGGTTTTGGTGATGTTGATGGACAAGGTGAAGATGTCCGTTTACAACACTGTTTAGGAGTGGAATTTGCTCAGAATTTTATATGGGTTACAGATACCTATAATCACAAAATTAAATTAGTTAGTCCTAGTGGTAATTGTCAAACTATTCAAGGAGATGGTACTGCTGGTTTACAAGATGGGCAAGGTAAAAATAGCCGATTTTTTGAACCTTCGGGATTGAGTATTAACGGCTCATATTTATATATTGCTGATACCAATAATCATGCGATCCGTCGCGTAGATTTGAATACTCTTGAGGTGACGACGCTAGAGTTTTTTGGCTTATGTGCGCCAGATGTTTGTATTCCGCCAAATGTAACCGCTACCGATTTTTAA